The following coding sequences lie in one Stigmatopora argus isolate UIUO_Sarg chromosome 5, RoL_Sarg_1.0, whole genome shotgun sequence genomic window:
- the loxhd1b gene encoding lipoxygenase homology domain-containing protein 1 isoform X5, with protein sequence MFAGTNAKVFIQIYGDKGKTEVIKLDSRSNNFERRSTDIFKLEAKDVGKIFKIRIGHDGSGIASGWYLDTVEVKHITMALVPKEKKKEDKKKKKRKGDDEKEGAEEMQEVVVTYRFPCSRWLANGEEDGELQVELLPDGANKLEVNTYEVCIFTGDVLGAGSDADVFINIYGENGDTGERSLKNSDNLNKFERGEEDVFILTAIDLGPLKKLRIRHDNNRSYSSWFLDRVEIVDTKDDMTYYFPCNRWLAVDEDDGQIARELVPVDEAFMKKEEDEEGGGATLGLEQKAMSTTYTIQIKTGEKKYAGTDANVFAILFGENDDTGIIHLKACKNYKNKFEQSEINEFIVEAVDLGELEKLRIGHDNSGGSPGWFLDWVEIDAPSQGLRLRFPCGRWLDKGEDDGAILRDLYPAELQTELYTPFVPYELKIFTSDVFGAGTDADVFIVLYGQQGVCTQQKHLCVNKRERRLYFERGAEDMFIVELEDVGDIIEKIRVGHDNRGSNPGWHLDRVEIRRLLRKGKGSETTIFPCESWLAKSEDDGETVRELVPSDIITEKLLRGGTLKRTETEVEDALETHTYQVSVRTGDMYKAGTDANVFLTIYGDLGDTGERKLSRSDTNRNKFERGEVDKFTIEAVDLGQVFKIRIRHDNSNIGADWYLDQVEVQDLDTEEVYMFLCERWLSKKKEDKCLDRTFFVKGYIGERNVDANSKKIAQAKLGLDRNANKKKKKKKMALMEEGPVIPYHFTLSTGMERDSSTTARVYIIIIGPGDQETDRLWLDLPEGKKSFAAGSMEHFVCYGSDVGEIKRVELGHNGATPESCWLVDELAISVPTKGIKYSFLCKFWLAKDRGDGLTVRLFNVLDANTISISRKVIYSTTVVTGDTQDAGSDGNIFLSVYGVNGSTEEMLLSKNGDRFERGQEDTFNLEVDDIAPLKKIRVRIDGSGSRPDWFLDRILMRNLTTEEVYVFTYENWLSKSKGPSRIRECELAAVVDEEEMVEKTTYIIQVQTSDVTCAGTDANVCLIVFGEFGDTGTLRLKESANRNKFERKMRDVFRFPDVLSLGELSKVRVWHDNKGAAPGWHLDYIDVKDESMDQTFRFPCDRWLAKNEDDGQIIRELACANNDAVDLSDKTKYEIAISTANTDDASTSENVWIVLEGRKARSKEFVLENKKNKFSCGAISTFEFSSKHVGEIAGICIGHITKDGKKVKSESYWHVAEVVVTEKELGNKYFFQCDARVLLASKKDQFQNFECYKSVESFASKVRNLVPVKYEIIVMTGDVNDAGTDANVYITVYGVNGDSGRRHLCKKFRNLFERGSTDRFTVEMLDLGELLRVKVEHDNSGMNHGWFLECVEMTNTANSVTTIFQCSKWLDRGKADGCIERVLYPKY encoded by the exons ATGTTTGCAGGCACAAATGCCAAAGTCTTCATCCAGATCTACGGCGACAAAGGAAAAACCGAGGTCATCAAGCTAGATAGCCGTTCTAACAACTTTGAGAGAAGATCAACTGACATATTCAAG CTCGAGGCTAAAGATGTGGGTAAGATCTTCAAGATCCGCATCGGCCACGACGGCTCGGGCATTGCATCCGGCTGGTACCTGGACACTGTAGAGGTCAAACACATCACAATGGCTCTGGTGCccaaggagaagaagaaagaggataagaagaagaaaaaaaggaaggggGATGACGAGAAGGAAGGAGCGGAAGAAATGCAGGAAGTGGTGGTGACGTATCGCTTCCCCTGCTCGCGGTGGTTGGCAAACGGGGAGGAGGATGGAGAGTTGCAGGTGGAGCTGCTCCCTGATGGAGCCAACAAACTGGAAG TCAACACCTATGAAGTCTGCATCTTTACGGGTGACGTGCTGGGAGCCGGGAGTGATGCCGACGTCTTCATCAATATTTACGGCGAGAACGGAGACACTGGAGAGCGCTCTCTCAAGAACTCAGACAACCTCAACAAATTTGAACGAGGCGAG GAGGATGTGTTCATTCTGACAGCGATTGACTTGGGTCCCCTGAAGAAGCTTCGGATCCGGCACGACAATAATCGATCGTATTCATCGTGGTTCCTGGATCGTGTGGAGATAGTGGACACAAAAGATGATATGAC ATACTATTTCCCATGTAACCGCTGGCTGGCCGTGGATGAGGACGACGGCCAGATAGCAAGAGAGCTCGTTCCTGTGGATGAGGCCTTCATGAaaaaggaggaggatgaggaaggAGGTGGAGCCACTCTGGGGCTTGAGCAGAAAG CCATGTCTACTACGTatacaattcaaataaaaacaggagaaaaaaagtatGCAGGAACTGATGCTAACGTCTTTGCCATATTATTTGGAGAAAATGATGATacag GTATTATTCATTTGAAGGCCTGTAAGAACTACAAGAACAAGTTTGAACAGAGTGAAATCAATGAGTTCATCGTAGAGGCGGTAGATTTGGGAGAGCTGGAAAAGCTTCGTATTGGTCATGACAACTCAG GGGGATCACCCGGTTGGTTTTTGGACTGGGTGGAGATTGACGCTCCCTCGCAGGGTCTCAGGCTACGCTTCCCATGTGGCCGTTGGCTAGACAAGGGAGAGGACGACGGCGCCATCCTCAGAGATCTTTACCCTGCCGAGTTACAGACTGAACTATACACACCAT TCGTGCCTTACGAGCTGAAAATCTTCACCAGCGATGTGTTTGGTGCTGGGACGGATGCAGATGTGTTCATCGTTCTGTATGGCCAACAAGGAGTGTGCACACAGCAGAAACATCTCTGTGTCAACAAGAGGGAGAGGCGACTGTATTTTGAGAGGGGAGCAGAGGACATGTTCATAGTGGAG TTGGAAGATGTGGGCGACATCATAGAGAAGATCCGAGTGGGACATGACAACAGGGGCTCAAATCCTGGATGGCATCTCGACAGAGTAGAAATCAGACGCCTGCTGAGGAAAGGAAAG GGATCTGAGACCACCATTTTTCCATGCGAAAGTTGGTTGGCTAAATCGGAGGATGATGGCGAGACAGTGAGGGAGCTGGTCCCATCAGACATCATTACAGAAAAACTCCTAAGAGGAGGCACACTCAAACGGACTGAAACCGAGGTGGAGGACGCTTTGGAAA CTCACACATACCAGGTGTCCGTACGTACTGGTGACATGTACAAAGCAGGAACGGACGCCAACGTCTTCTTAACCATCTATGGAGACCTTGGAGACACGGGAGAGCGCAAACTCTCCAGATCTGACACCAACAGAAACAAATTTGAGAGAGGAGAG GTGGACAAGTTTACCATTGAAGCTGTGGATCTGGGCCAGGTCTTTAAGATCAGAATTCGTCACGATAACTCCAACATAGGAGCCGACTGGTATCTGGACCAGGTGGAGGTGCAGGATTTGGACACGGAGGAGGTTTACATGTTCTTGTGTGAGCGTTGGCTTTCAAAGAAAAAGGAGGACAAATGCTTGGATAGAACCTTCTTTGTCAAG GGTTACATAGGCGAAAGAAACGTCGATGCCAATTCCAAGAAAATTGCTCAAGCCAAATTGGGGCTGGATCGCAAtgcaaacaagaaaaagaagaagaagaaaatggcaCTTATGGAAGAAGGGCCAG TCATCCCCTATCATTTCACTTTGTCCACTGGGATGGAGCGCGATTCCAGCACCACGGCCAGAGTCTACATCATCATAATCGGCCCCGGGGACCAGGAGACTGACCGGCTATGGCTGGATCTACCTGAAGGAAAGAAATCTTTTGCGGCTGGCAGCATGGAACATTTCGTGTGCTATGGAAGTGATGTGGGGGAGATTAAAAGAGTGGAA CTGGGCCACAATGGCGCCACACCAGAAAGCTGCTGGTTGGTGGATGAGCTGGCCATCAGCGTGCCGACCAAAGGAATCAAGTACAGTTTTCTGTGCAAATTCTGGCTAGCCAAAGACCGGGGGGACGGTCTCACGGTCCGACTGTTCAACGTACTGGACGCCAACACCATCAGCATCAGCCGCAAA GTGATTTATTCCACCACCGTTGTCACTGGCGACACACAGGACGCTGGCAGTGATGGCAATATTTTTCTGAGTGTGTATGGGGTCAACGGGAGCACGGAGGAAATGCTCCTATCCAAAAACGGGGACAG GTTTGAGCGAGGCCAAGAGGACACGTTCAACTTGGAGGTCGACGATATCGCTCCCTTGAAGAAAATACGAGTGAGGATCGACGGCAGTGGGAGTCGTCCCGATTGGTTTCTGGACCGG ATCCTAATGCGCAATCTGACCACTGAGGAGGTTTATGTATTCACCTATGAGAACTGGCTATCGAAAAGCAAAGGGCCGAGCAGGATTCGAGAGTGCGAGCTGGCGGCCGTGGTAGACGAGGAAGAAATGGTGGAAAAAACGACTTACATCATCCAGGTCCAGACAAGTGATGTCACAT GCGCCGGCACAGACGCCAACGTGTGTCTGATTGTGTTCGGAGAGTTTGGCGACACAGGGACACTGAGGCTGAAGGAGAGCGCCAACAGGAACAAGTTTGAACGTAAAATGAGAGACGTGTTCCGCTTTCCCGACGTGCTCAGTCTAGGCGAGCTTTCCAAAGTGCGAGTGTGGCATGACAACAAAG GTGCGGCTCCGGGCTGGCACCTGGACTACATCGACGTCAAAGATGAGAGCATGGATCAAACGTTCCGGTTCCCATGTGACCGCTGGTTGGCCAAAAATGAAGACGACGGTCAGATCATCAGGGAGCTGGCGTGTGCCAACAACGACGCTGTTGACCTCAGCGACAAAACAA AATATGAAATTGCCATAAGCACCGCGAACACAGACGATGCATCCACCAGCGAAAACGTCTGGATTGTTCTGGAAGGAAGAAAAGCCCGGTCCAAGGAGTTTGTTctggagaataaaaaaaacaagttctcATG CGGCGCTATTAGCACCTTTGAGTTCTCGTCCAAACACGTGGGCGAGATTGCCGGGATCTGTATTGGACACATCACTAAAGACGGAAAGAAGGTGAAGAGTGAGTCCTACTGGCACGTGGCAGAGGTGGTGGTGACCGAAAAAGAGCTGGGAAACAA GTATTTCTTCCAGTGTGACGCACGAGTGCTCTTGGCGTCCAAAAAGGATCAGTTCCAAAACTTTGAGTGCTACAAGTCCGTGGAGAGCTTTGCCAGCAAAGTCCGTAATCTGGTGCCCGTCAAATATGAGATCATCGTGATGACAGGAGATGTGAATGACGCTGGCACGGACGCCAACGTCTACATCACCGTCTACGGTGTCAACGGCGACTCGGGGCGACGCCACCTGTGCAAGAAGTTCCGCAACCTGTTTGAGCGAGGCAGCACAGACCGCTTTACGGTGGAGATGCTGGATTTGGGGGAGCTGCTCAGGGTCAAGGTAGAACATGACAACAGTGGCATGAACCACGGATGGTTTTTGGAGTGCGTGGAGATGACCAACACGGCAAACTCAGTCACAACTATTTTTCAGTGCAGCAAGTGGCTGGACAGGGGCAAGGCTGATGGATGCATTGAGAGGGTCCTCTACCCCAAGTACTAG
- the loxhd1b gene encoding lipoxygenase homology domain-containing protein 1 isoform X3 → MVSVFTADIKGSGTDADVFINIFGEFGDTGERLLNTDKNNFEKGTEDKFTIEAPNLGKVRKITIGHNNKGTSAGWFADKVIVDDLGNKLVYEFPINRWFAIDEDDGKIQRDILVGGSQPTGIVYNVQIVTGNIRGAGTNSKIHIVMHGSKGSRNSGKVFLEGGKFERSLTDIFNVEIAALLSPLSRVTIGHDNDGVSAGWYCEKIVVYCPFTGIEQTFPCSKWLDEKEGDGLIERELYEMVSLRHRKLKKHPWSLWIWTSDLANAGSDADICFQVYGAKGKSDELKLDNKTDNFERGQVDRFMVELPDLGCLTKLRIWHQKRNPFAGWHLSKATLMKTLTKEKYNFSCERWLDTNEDDNEVVRELPATARLITDPLPLIKYRVTICTGTIGGSGTDASVFLNMIGDRGDTGDRTLVNCKNNINKFEKGNLDEFIIEAVAIGQIGRVRIGHDGKGGGCGWFLDKVIVREEGQAEAQAVEFPCNRWLDRNEDDGQIVRELVPFSDGQRLYNVGYHIALKTGNIPGGSSDSTVYVKLYGDKGDTSKMTLMVSDNNLSNYFETGRIDIFTMETSDIGQINRLMIGHNNEGMRAGWFLDSVQILAPLSGTRYMFPCHRWLSKGEVDGKTEVEIYPSEILDTHQLINYELIIVTGDEMFAGTNAKVFIQIYGDKGKTEVIKLDSRSNNFERRSTDIFKLEAKDVGKIFKIRIGHDGSGIASGWYLDTVEVKHITMALVPKEKKKEDKKKKKRKGDDEKEGAEEMQEVVVTYRFPCSRWLANGEEDGELQVELLPDGANKLEVNTYEVCIFTGDVLGAGSDADVFINIYGENGDTGERSLKNSDNLNKFERGEEDVFILTAIDLGPLKKLRIRHDNNRSYSSWFLDRVEIVDTKDDMTYYFPCNRWLAVDEDDGQIARELVPVDEAFMKKEEDEEGGGATLGLEQKAMSTTYTIQIKTGEKKYAGTDANVFAILFGENDDTGIIHLKACKNYKNKFEQSEINEFIVEAVDLGELEKLRIGHDNSGGSPGWFLDWVEIDAPSQGLRLRFPCGRWLDKGEDDGAILRDLYPAELQTELYTPFVPYELKIFTSDVFGAGTDADVFIVLYGQQGVCTQQKHLCVNKRERRLYFERGAEDMFIVELEDVGDIIEKIRVGHDNRGSNPGWHLDRVEIRRLLRKGKGSETTIFPCESWLAKSEDDGETVRELVPSDIITEKLLRGGTLKRTETEVEDALETHTYQVSVRTGDMYKAGTDANVFLTIYGDLGDTGERKLSRSDTNRNKFERGEVDKFTIEAVDLGQVFKIRIRHDNSNIGADWYLDQVEVQDLDTEEVYMFLCERWLSKKKEDKCLDRTFFVKGYIGERNVDANSKKIAQAKLGLDRNANKKKKKKKMALMEEGPVIPYHFTLSTGMERDSSTTARVYIIIIGPGDQETDRLWLDLPEGKKSFAAGSMEHFVCYGSDVGEIKRVELGHNGATPESCWLVDELAISVPTKGIKYSFLCKFWLAKDRGDGLTVRLFNVLDANTISISRKVIYSTTVVTGDTQDAGSDGNIFLSVYGVNGSTEEMLLSKNGDRFERGQEDTFNLEVDDIAPLKKIRVRIDGSGSRPDWFLDRILMRNLTTEEVYVFTYENWLSKSKGPSRIRECELAAVVDEEEMVEKTTYIIQVQTSDVTCAGTDANVCLIVFGEFGDTGTLRLKESANRNKFERKMRDVFRFPDVLSLGELSKVRVWHDNKGAAPGWHLDYIDVKDESMDQTFRFPCDRWLAKNEDDGQIIRELACANNDAVDLSDKTKYEIAISTANTDDASTSENVWIVLEGRKARSKEFVLENKKNKFSCGAISTFEFSSKHVGEIAGICIGHITKDGKKVKSESYWHVAEVVVTEKELGNKYFFQCDARVLLASKKDQFQNFECYKSVESFASKVRNLVPVKYEIIVMTGDVNDAGTDANVYITVYGVNGDSGRRHLCKKFRNLFERGSTDRFTVEMLDLGELLRVKVEHDNSGMNHGWFLECVEMTNTANSVTTIFQCSKWLDRGKADGCIERVLYPKY, encoded by the exons GTGTTTCTGGAAGGTGGCAAATTTGAACGCAGCCTGACCGACATTTTCAATGTGGAAATCGCCGCACTTCTCAGCCCCCTCAGCAGGGTGACCATCGGGCATGATAACGATGGGGTCAGCGCCGGGTGGTACTGCGAGAAG ATAGTGGTGTACTGTCCATTCACGGGTATAGAGCAAACCTTTCCATGCTCTAAATGGCTGGATGAGAAAGAAGGAGATGGACTGATTGAGCGAGAACTTTATGAGATGGTGTCTCTTAGGCACAGAAAGCTAAAAA AGCATCCCTGGTCCTTGTGGATCTGGACGTCGGATTTAGCCAACGCCGGAAGCGACGCAGACATTTGTTTCCAGGTATATGGCGCAAAGGGCAAGTCAGATGAGCTCAAACTAGACAACAAGACTGACAATTTTGAGAGAGGACAAGTGGATAGATTCATG GTAGAGCTGCCGGATTTGGGGTGTTTGACCAAACTCCGAATCTGGCATCAGAAGAGAAATCCTTTTGCAGGATGGCACCTAAGTAAG GCAACTCTGATGAAAACATTAACAAaggaaaaatataatttttcatgTGAGCGTTGGCTCGACACTAATGAAGATGATAATGAGGTGGTACGGGAGCTTCCAGCCACTGCGCGGCTAATTACTGACCCACTGCCTT TGATTAAGTATAGAGTGACTATTTGCACCGGGACCATTGGAGGTAGTGGAACGGATGCGTCGGTTTTCCTCAATATGATCGGTGATCGTGGTGACACGGGAGATCGAACGCTGGTCAActgcaaaaataacattaacaaGTTTGAAAAGGGAAAT CTAGATGAGTTTATCATCGAGGCAGTCGCCATTGGTCAGATTGGAAGAGTAAGGATTGGACATGACGGCAAAGGCGGCGGCTGCGGTTGGTTTCTTGATAAAGTCATTGTGAGAGAAGAAGGACAGGCTGAAGCGCAGGCTGTTGAGTTCCCCTGCAACAG GTGGCTAGATCGCAACGAAGATGACGGACAGATTGTTCGAGAGTTAGTCCCGTTCTCAGATGGACAGCGTCTTTACA ATGTTGGTTATCACATCGCATTGAAGACAGGTAACATCCCCGGAGGCAGCTCGGACTCCACCGTCTATGTCAAACTGTACGGCGACAAAGGAGACACCAGTAAAATGACGCTGATGGTCTCTGACAACAATCTGAGCAACTACTTTGAGACCGGTCGCATTGACATCTTCACAATGGAAACATCTGATATCGGACAG ATCAACCGGCTGATGATCGGCCACAACAACGAGGGCATGCGGGCTGGTTGGTTTTTGGACAGCGTTCAAATCCTGGCCCCCTTGAGTGGAACGCGCTACATGTTTCCATGCCATCGCTGGCTGTCCAAGGGGGAAGTCGATGGCAAGACGGAGGTGGAAATTTACCCCAGCGAGATTTTAGACACACACCAAC TGATCAACTACGAATTAATAATAGTGACTGGAGATGAGATGTTTGCAGGCACAAATGCCAAAGTCTTCATCCAGATCTACGGCGACAAAGGAAAAACCGAGGTCATCAAGCTAGATAGCCGTTCTAACAACTTTGAGAGAAGATCAACTGACATATTCAAG CTCGAGGCTAAAGATGTGGGTAAGATCTTCAAGATCCGCATCGGCCACGACGGCTCGGGCATTGCATCCGGCTGGTACCTGGACACTGTAGAGGTCAAACACATCACAATGGCTCTGGTGCccaaggagaagaagaaagaggataagaagaagaaaaaaaggaaggggGATGACGAGAAGGAAGGAGCGGAAGAAATGCAGGAAGTGGTGGTGACGTATCGCTTCCCCTGCTCGCGGTGGTTGGCAAACGGGGAGGAGGATGGAGAGTTGCAGGTGGAGCTGCTCCCTGATGGAGCCAACAAACTGGAAG TCAACACCTATGAAGTCTGCATCTTTACGGGTGACGTGCTGGGAGCCGGGAGTGATGCCGACGTCTTCATCAATATTTACGGCGAGAACGGAGACACTGGAGAGCGCTCTCTCAAGAACTCAGACAACCTCAACAAATTTGAACGAGGCGAG GAGGATGTGTTCATTCTGACAGCGATTGACTTGGGTCCCCTGAAGAAGCTTCGGATCCGGCACGACAATAATCGATCGTATTCATCGTGGTTCCTGGATCGTGTGGAGATAGTGGACACAAAAGATGATATGAC ATACTATTTCCCATGTAACCGCTGGCTGGCCGTGGATGAGGACGACGGCCAGATAGCAAGAGAGCTCGTTCCTGTGGATGAGGCCTTCATGAaaaaggaggaggatgaggaaggAGGTGGAGCCACTCTGGGGCTTGAGCAGAAAG CCATGTCTACTACGTatacaattcaaataaaaacaggagaaaaaaagtatGCAGGAACTGATGCTAACGTCTTTGCCATATTATTTGGAGAAAATGATGATacag GTATTATTCATTTGAAGGCCTGTAAGAACTACAAGAACAAGTTTGAACAGAGTGAAATCAATGAGTTCATCGTAGAGGCGGTAGATTTGGGAGAGCTGGAAAAGCTTCGTATTGGTCATGACAACTCAG GGGGATCACCCGGTTGGTTTTTGGACTGGGTGGAGATTGACGCTCCCTCGCAGGGTCTCAGGCTACGCTTCCCATGTGGCCGTTGGCTAGACAAGGGAGAGGACGACGGCGCCATCCTCAGAGATCTTTACCCTGCCGAGTTACAGACTGAACTATACACACCAT TCGTGCCTTACGAGCTGAAAATCTTCACCAGCGATGTGTTTGGTGCTGGGACGGATGCAGATGTGTTCATCGTTCTGTATGGCCAACAAGGAGTGTGCACACAGCAGAAACATCTCTGTGTCAACAAGAGGGAGAGGCGACTGTATTTTGAGAGGGGAGCAGAGGACATGTTCATAGTGGAG TTGGAAGATGTGGGCGACATCATAGAGAAGATCCGAGTGGGACATGACAACAGGGGCTCAAATCCTGGATGGCATCTCGACAGAGTAGAAATCAGACGCCTGCTGAGGAAAGGAAAG GGATCTGAGACCACCATTTTTCCATGCGAAAGTTGGTTGGCTAAATCGGAGGATGATGGCGAGACAGTGAGGGAGCTGGTCCCATCAGACATCATTACAGAAAAACTCCTAAGAGGAGGCACACTCAAACGGACTGAAACCGAGGTGGAGGACGCTTTGGAAA CTCACACATACCAGGTGTCCGTACGTACTGGTGACATGTACAAAGCAGGAACGGACGCCAACGTCTTCTTAACCATCTATGGAGACCTTGGAGACACGGGAGAGCGCAAACTCTCCAGATCTGACACCAACAGAAACAAATTTGAGAGAGGAGAG GTGGACAAGTTTACCATTGAAGCTGTGGATCTGGGCCAGGTCTTTAAGATCAGAATTCGTCACGATAACTCCAACATAGGAGCCGACTGGTATCTGGACCAGGTGGAGGTGCAGGATTTGGACACGGAGGAGGTTTACATGTTCTTGTGTGAGCGTTGGCTTTCAAAGAAAAAGGAGGACAAATGCTTGGATAGAACCTTCTTTGTCAAG GGTTACATAGGCGAAAGAAACGTCGATGCCAATTCCAAGAAAATTGCTCAAGCCAAATTGGGGCTGGATCGCAAtgcaaacaagaaaaagaagaagaagaaaatggcaCTTATGGAAGAAGGGCCAG TCATCCCCTATCATTTCACTTTGTCCACTGGGATGGAGCGCGATTCCAGCACCACGGCCAGAGTCTACATCATCATAATCGGCCCCGGGGACCAGGAGACTGACCGGCTATGGCTGGATCTACCTGAAGGAAAGAAATCTTTTGCGGCTGGCAGCATGGAACATTTCGTGTGCTATGGAAGTGATGTGGGGGAGATTAAAAGAGTGGAA CTGGGCCACAATGGCGCCACACCAGAAAGCTGCTGGTTGGTGGATGAGCTGGCCATCAGCGTGCCGACCAAAGGAATCAAGTACAGTTTTCTGTGCAAATTCTGGCTAGCCAAAGACCGGGGGGACGGTCTCACGGTCCGACTGTTCAACGTACTGGACGCCAACACCATCAGCATCAGCCGCAAA GTGATTTATTCCACCACCGTTGTCACTGGCGACACACAGGACGCTGGCAGTGATGGCAATATTTTTCTGAGTGTGTATGGGGTCAACGGGAGCACGGAGGAAATGCTCCTATCCAAAAACGGGGACAG GTTTGAGCGAGGCCAAGAGGACACGTTCAACTTGGAGGTCGACGATATCGCTCCCTTGAAGAAAATACGAGTGAGGATCGACGGCAGTGGGAGTCGTCCCGATTGGTTTCTGGACCGG ATCCTAATGCGCAATCTGACCACTGAGGAGGTTTATGTATTCACCTATGAGAACTGGCTATCGAAAAGCAAAGGGCCGAGCAGGATTCGAGAGTGCGAGCTGGCGGCCGTGGTAGACGAGGAAGAAATGGTGGAAAAAACGACTTACATCATCCAGGTCCAGACAAGTGATGTCACAT GCGCCGGCACAGACGCCAACGTGTGTCTGATTGTGTTCGGAGAGTTTGGCGACACAGGGACACTGAGGCTGAAGGAGAGCGCCAACAGGAACAAGTTTGAACGTAAAATGAGAGACGTGTTCCGCTTTCCCGACGTGCTCAGTCTAGGCGAGCTTTCCAAAGTGCGAGTGTGGCATGACAACAAAG GTGCGGCTCCGGGCTGGCACCTGGACTACATCGACGTCAAAGATGAGAGCATGGATCAAACGTTCCGGTTCCCATGTGACCGCTGGTTGGCCAAAAATGAAGACGACGGTCAGATCATCAGGGAGCTGGCGTGTGCCAACAACGACGCTGTTGACCTCAGCGACAAAACAA AATATGAAATTGCCATAAGCACCGCGAACACAGACGATGCATCCACCAGCGAAAACGTCTGGATTGTTCTGGAAGGAAGAAAAGCCCGGTCCAAGGAGTTTGTTctggagaataaaaaaaacaagttctcATG CGGCGCTATTAGCACCTTTGAGTTCTCGTCCAAACACGTGGGCGAGATTGCCGGGATCTGTATTGGACACATCACTAAAGACGGAAAGAAGGTGAAGAGTGAGTCCTACTGGCACGTGGCAGAGGTGGTGGTGACCGAAAAAGAGCTGGGAAACAA GTATTTCTTCCAGTGTGACGCACGAGTGCTCTTGGCGTCCAAAAAGGATCAGTTCCAAAACTTTGAGTGCTACAAGTCCGTGGAGAGCTTTGCCAGCAAAGTCCGTAATCTGGTGCCCGTCAAATATGAGATCATCGTGATGACAGGAGATGTGAATGACGCTGGCACGGACGCCAACGTCTACATCACCGTCTACGGTGTCAACGGCGACTCGGGGCGACGCCACCTGTGCAAGAAGTTCCGCAACCTGTTTGAGCGAGGCAGCACAGACCGCTTTACGGTGGAGATGCTGGATTTGGGGGAGCTGCTCAGGGTCAAGGTAGAACATGACAACAGTGGCATGAACCACGGATGGTTTTTGGAGTGCGTGGAGATGACCAACACGGCAAACTCAGTCACAACTATTTTTCAGTGCAGCAAGTGGCTGGACAGGGGCAAGGCTGATGGATGCATTGAGAGGGTCCTCTACCCCAAGTACTAG